The following are from one region of the Vicugna pacos chromosome 9, VicPac4, whole genome shotgun sequence genome:
- the ALDH16A1 gene encoding aldehyde dehydrogenase family 16 member A1, which produces MAATRAEPRAREIFTTLEYGPVPESHACALAWLDTQDRHLGHYVNGKWLKPEHRSSVSCQDPITGENLASCLQAQTEDVAAAVKAARTSLENWSLLPGAIRAQHLTRLAKMIQKHQRLLWTLESLVTGRAVREVRDRDVPLAQQLLQYHAVQAYAQEEALAGWEPIGVIGLILPPTFSFLEMMWRICPALAVGCTVVVLVPPASPTSLLLAQLAGELGSFPGILNVISGPASLWPVLASQPGVQKVAFCGAVEEGRALRRTLAGKGPELGLALGAESLLLLTEAADVDSAVEGVVDAAWSDRSRGGLRLLIQESVWDETMRRLQERMGRLRGGRGLDGAVDMGARGAAAHDLAQHYVHEAQSQGAQVFQAGSVPSDSPFFPPTLVSDLLPASPCTQAEVPWPLVVASPFRTAKEALALANGTPRGGSASVWSERLGQALELAYGLRVGTVWINAHGLRDAAVPTGGCKESGSSWHGGPDGLYEYLQPSGTPARLPYLSESLNYDTFGLVVPSTLPAGPETGPSPSPPYGLFVGGRFQAPGARSSRPIWDSQGNLHGYVAEGGAKDIRGAVEAAHQAAPGWVGQSPGARAALLCALAAALERRGSTLAARLERHGVELKVAKAEVELSARRLRVWGARVQAQGHTLQVAELRGPVLRLREPLGVLAIVCPDKWPLLALVSLLAPALAHGNTVVLVPSGACPIPALEVCQDMVALLPAGLVNVVTGDRDHLTRCLALHQDIQALWYFGSAQGSQFVEWASAGNLKPVWVNRGCPRAWDQEAEGAGPELGLRAARTKALWLPMGD; this is translated from the exons ATGGCTGCGACGCGAGCAGAGCCCCGCGCCCGCGAGATCTTCACCACGCTGGAGTACGGACCCGTGCCGGAGAGCCACGCATGCGCACTG GCCTGGCTGGACACCCAGGACCGGCACTTGGGTCACTATGTTAATGGAAAGTGGTTAAAGCCGGAACACAGGAGTTCAGTGTCTTGCCAGGATCCCATCACAG GAGAGAACTTGGCCAGTTGCCTCCAGGCACAGACTGAGGATGTGGCCGCAGCTGTGAAGGCTGCCAGGACCTCATTGGAGAACTGGAGCTTGCTCCCTGGAGCCATTCGGGCCCAACATCTGACCAG GCTGGCAAAGATGATCCAGAAGCACCAGCGGCTGCTATGGACCCTGGAGTCCCTGGTTACTGGACGGGCTGTTCGAGAAGTTCGAGACAGAGATGTCCCGCTGGCCCAGCAGCTGCTCCAGTACCATGCAGTCCAGGCATATGCCCAGGAGGAGGCGCTGGCAGGCTGGGAGCCCATAG GAGTGATTGGTCTCATCTTGCCACCCACATTCTCCTTCCTTGAGATGATGTGGAGGATTTGCCCTGCCCTGGCTGTTG GCTGCACTGTGGTGGTCCTCGTGCCCCCAGCCTCCCCGACATCCCTCCTCCTGGCCCAGCTGGCAGGGGAGCTAGGCTCCTTCCCAGGAATCCTCAATGTGATCAGTGGCCCTGCCTCCCTGTGGCCTGTCCTAGCCTCCCAGCCTGGAGTTCAGAAGGTGGCCTTCTGTGGAGCCGTGGAG GAAGGACGTGCCCTACGGCGGACCCTGGCGGGCAAGGGTCCTGAGCTGGGCCTGGCGCTGGGAGCTGAGTCGCTGCTGCTGCTGACGGAGGCGGCGGACGTGGACTCAGCCGTGGAGGGTGTCGTGGACGCAGCCTGGTCTGACCGCAGCCGG ggGGGCCTCAGGCTTCTTATCCAAGAGTCTGTGTGGGATGAGACGATGAGGCGGCTCCAAGAGAGGATGGGACGGCTTCGGGGTGGCCGAGGGCTAGACGGGGCCGTGGACATGGGGGCCCGGGGGGCTGCCGCACATGACCTGGCACAGCACTATGTGCATGAGGCCCAGAGCCAGGGTGCACAG GTCTTCCAGGCTGGCAGTGTGCCTTCAGACAGCCCATTCTTTCCCCCAACCTTGGTCTCTGACCTGCTTCCAGCCTCCCCGTGTACCCAGGCAGAG GTGCCGTGGCCTCTGGTTGTGGCCTCCCCATTCCGCACAGCCAAGGAGGCACTGGCATTGGCTAACGGGACACCCCGAGGAGGCAGTGCCAGTGTATGGAGCGAGAGACTGGGGCAGGCACTGGAGCTGGCCTACGG GCTCCGAGTGGGCACAGTCTGGATCAATGCCCACGGCCTCAGAGACGCAGCAGTGCCCACAGGTGGCTgcaaggagagcgggtcttcttGGCACGGGGGCCCAGAT GGTCTGTATGAGTACCTGCAGCCCTCAGGGACCCCTGCCCGGCTGCCCTACCTTTCTGAGAGTCTGAACTACGACACCTTTGGCCTCGTGGTCCCTTCAACCCTACCAGCTGGGCCTGAAACAGGGCCTAG CCCATCACCCCCCTATGGGCTTTTTGTCGGGGGCCGCTTCCAGGCGCCTGGGGCCCGGAGCTCCAGGCCCATCTGGGATTCGCAGGGCAATCTTCACGGCTATGTGGCTGAGGGCGGAGCCAAGGATATCCGAGGTGCCGTCGAGGCTGCTCACCAGGCTGCCCCTGG CTGGGTAGGCCAGTCGCCAGGGGCCCGAGCAGCCCTGCTGTGCGCCCTGGCAGCCGCGCTGGAACGCCGAGGGTCTACCCTGGCGGCGAGGCTGGAGAGGCATGGAGTGGAGCTCAAGGTCGCCAAGGCAGAGGTGGAGTTGAGCGCGAGGCGGCTTCGGGTGTGGGGGGCCCGCGTCCAGGCCCAGGGCCATACCCTGCAG GTAGCAGAGCTGAGAGGGCCTGTGCTCCGGCTTCGGGAGCCACTGGGCGTGCTGGCTATTGTGTGCCCGGACAAGTGGCCCCTGCTGGCCTTGGTGTCTCTACTGGCCCCCGCCCTGGCTCATGGCAACACTGTGGTCTTGGTGCCCAGCGGGGCCTGTCCCATCCCTGCTTTGGAGGTCTGCCAG GACATGGTCGCCTTGTTGCCAGCAGGCCTGGTGAATGTGGTGACAGGGGATCGGGACCACCTGACCCGCTGCCTGGCCTTGCACCAGGACATCCAGGCCTTGTGGTATTTTGGATCTGCGCAG GGATCCCAGTTTGTGGAATGGGCCTCAGCAGGAAACCTCAAGCCAGTGTGGGTGAACAGAGGCTGCCCGCGGGCCTGGGATCAGGAGGCCGAGGGGGCAGGCCCAGAGCTGGGGCTGCGGGCAGCACGGACCAAGGCCCTGTGGCTGCCCATGGGGGACTGA
- the PIH1D1 gene encoding PIH1 domain-containing protein 1 isoform X1: MLLAGLRNERWVSRSVAYSSSWLRRDRKSGCHLHVWHRGLRERLEILAPKRAMADSKLLVTEINEEETMGAETARLEELLLQASKELQQAQTSRPESTQIQPQPGFCIKTHSLEGKVFINICHSPSIPPPADLTEDELLQMLEEDQAGFRIPMSLGEPHAELDAKGQGCTAYDVAVNSDFYRRMQNSDFLRELVITIAREGLEDKYSLQLNPEWRMLKNRPFLGSISQQNIRSQQHPRIQELGNLYTPESLRHEEGPEKPHLNLWLEAPDLLLAEIDLPKLDGALGLSLEMGENRLVMGGPQQLYYLDAYIPLRINCDESRAAFHRKRKQLMVAMPLLSAPS, translated from the exons ATGCTGTTGGCAGGTTTGAGGAATGAGCGTTGGGTTAGCAGAAGTGTGGCCTACTCAAGTTCCTGGTTACGCAGAGACCGGAAGAGTGGCTGTCATTTACACGTTTGGCACAGGGGGCTTAGAGAGCGTTTAGAGATACTGGCTCCCAAGAG GGCCATGGCCGACTCAAAGCTGCTGGTGACGGAGATAAACGAGGAGGAGACAATGGGCGCTGAGACGGCGCGTTTGGAGGAGCTGCTGCTGCAG GCCTCCAAGGAGCTCCAGCAAGCCCAGACAAGCAGACCAGAATCTACACAGATACAACCTCAGCCTG GTTTCTGCATAAAGACCCACTCACTTGAAGGGAAGGTTTTCATCAATATCTGTCACtctccttccatccctcctccGGCTGACTTGACTGAGGATGAGCTACTTCAAATGCTGGAGGAGGACCAAGCCGGGTTTCGCATCCCCATGAGTCTGGGAGAGCCGCATGCTGAATTGGATGCAA AAGGCCAGGGTTGTACTGCCTACGACGTAGCTGTCAACAGCGACTTCTACCGGAGGATGCAG aaTAGCGATTTCTTGCGAGAGCTCGTGATCACCATCGCCAGAGAGGGCCTTGAGGACAAGTACAGCCTGCAGCTGAATCcag AGTGGCGCATGCTGAAGAACAGGCCTTTCCTGGGCTCCATCTCCCAGCAAAATATCCGCTCCCAGCAGCATCCTCGGATCCAGGAGCTGGGAAACCTGTACACGCCAGAGTCCCTGAGACATGAGGAAGG CCCTGAGAAGCCTCATCTGAACCTTTGGCTGGAagcccctgacctccttttggcTGAAATCGACCTTCCCAAACTG GATGGAGCTCTGGGGCTGTCGCTAGAGATGGGGGAGAATCGCCTGGTGATGGGGGGCCCCCAGCAGCTGTACTATCTGGATGCCTACATCCCCCTGCGGATCAACTGTGATGAGAGCAGGGCAGCCTTCCATAGGAAGAGAAAG cAACTGATGGTGGCGATGCCCCTTCTGTCGGCGCCTTCTTGA
- the PIH1D1 gene encoding PIH1 domain-containing protein 1 isoform X2 gives MADSKLLVTEINEEETMGAETARLEELLLQASKELQQAQTSRPESTQIQPQPGFCIKTHSLEGKVFINICHSPSIPPPADLTEDELLQMLEEDQAGFRIPMSLGEPHAELDAKGQGCTAYDVAVNSDFYRRMQNSDFLRELVITIAREGLEDKYSLQLNPEWRMLKNRPFLGSISQQNIRSQQHPRIQELGNLYTPESLRHEEGPEKPHLNLWLEAPDLLLAEIDLPKLDGALGLSLEMGENRLVMGGPQQLYYLDAYIPLRINCDESRAAFHRKRKQLMVAMPLLSAPS, from the exons ATGGCCGACTCAAAGCTGCTGGTGACGGAGATAAACGAGGAGGAGACAATGGGCGCTGAGACGGCGCGTTTGGAGGAGCTGCTGCTGCAG GCCTCCAAGGAGCTCCAGCAAGCCCAGACAAGCAGACCAGAATCTACACAGATACAACCTCAGCCTG GTTTCTGCATAAAGACCCACTCACTTGAAGGGAAGGTTTTCATCAATATCTGTCACtctccttccatccctcctccGGCTGACTTGACTGAGGATGAGCTACTTCAAATGCTGGAGGAGGACCAAGCCGGGTTTCGCATCCCCATGAGTCTGGGAGAGCCGCATGCTGAATTGGATGCAA AAGGCCAGGGTTGTACTGCCTACGACGTAGCTGTCAACAGCGACTTCTACCGGAGGATGCAG aaTAGCGATTTCTTGCGAGAGCTCGTGATCACCATCGCCAGAGAGGGCCTTGAGGACAAGTACAGCCTGCAGCTGAATCcag AGTGGCGCATGCTGAAGAACAGGCCTTTCCTGGGCTCCATCTCCCAGCAAAATATCCGCTCCCAGCAGCATCCTCGGATCCAGGAGCTGGGAAACCTGTACACGCCAGAGTCCCTGAGACATGAGGAAGG CCCTGAGAAGCCTCATCTGAACCTTTGGCTGGAagcccctgacctccttttggcTGAAATCGACCTTCCCAAACTG GATGGAGCTCTGGGGCTGTCGCTAGAGATGGGGGAGAATCGCCTGGTGATGGGGGGCCCCCAGCAGCTGTACTATCTGGATGCCTACATCCCCCTGCGGATCAACTGTGATGAGAGCAGGGCAGCCTTCCATAGGAAGAGAAAG cAACTGATGGTGGCGATGCCCCTTCTGTCGGCGCCTTCTTGA